The stretch of DNA GTTCGCAGACATCCTTGGTGAGGATTTTGGGTACGTCATACAAGTCTTGCATCGGCGGGTTCTCGTGCCACGAATACCAGACTTTGCCCTTCTCGACGCAACTCCGCGACTCAAGTTCGTCACGGTGCAATTCCGCCCATTCGCCGTAGGCACCGAGTTCGTCCTCGGGGGCGAGGTTGCCGTGTTCGTCGTACGGGCAGATGATTACTTGGCCAGAACGCGGCCCGTCGTTGATGCTCAACTGTTTCCCCGACGTGGTGGGATACGTCCATCCTTCTTCGACGAGTTGGTCAAGAACATCGTTCTCGTCTTGGACGAAGATTTTGTCCCTGCCCGTGGCGAGGCCACAGCTGACCCTCTGTGTCACGTCGTCGAGAGTGACCCCAGTCGAGTAGTCGTGGGTATCCGTATCCCCTGAACGAACGTATGAGGCCCAACTGGAGCCGTCTCGGGGTAATTCCACGTCGTCCTCCGTGGCGTCGCGGCGGACGACACGCGTCTCGGTGGCGTCGCGGTCGTGGATCGTGGTGATGCAGGGGTAGGTGACTTTCCCGCTGAAAGCATTCTCAGGGACGTGTTCGATGCGTTCGACGTGGTAGCTGGCCATCAGGCGGCGAAGTTCCGACGTGGTGTGGGTGTACTCAAATTTCTCGGGTGTGATGAACACGAGTCGGCCATCCGGGGCGAGGAGATCGAGAGACTGCTCGAAGAACAAGATATAGAGGTCGAACCGCTGCTCGGCGGTCTTGAAGTTGTTCTTGTACTGCCGCTTCTCGGCCTCGCTGAGGCCCTCGATGGGGACGTACGGGGGGTTGCCGATCACGTAGTCGAACTGTCCAATGTCGTCAGTGTTGAGGTCGAGGAAGTCGGCTTCGAGGAACTCGACGGGCTTGTCGGCGTGTCGGTCGCGAGCCTCCCCGAGGAGGTCGGGAGCGCTGTCGACGGCTACGCCCTCGGGCATGTGGAGGTCGTGTTCGTGGCAGTACCGGGAGACGGCGGCGATGAACGGCCCGTCACCGACACCGGGATAGAGGATGCGGTCGTCGTCGGATGGATGCTCGTCAAACAGTTCCTTGACCATTTTGCCAGCGATCTCGGGCGGCGTGGGAACATGCCCCTTCATCTAATTCCGACCGAGTCGTTCTGCCTACTTAAAATTATATAATACTCGAGTACGCTAGCCGGAGTCAATCGGTCAGTTCAGTTTGCTCGGTGGGCTTGCGGTCGACACCCCACTCCTCGAGTTGCTCGATGAACTCATCCATCTCGTCCGGGAAGAACACGGCGTCGATCTTGTCGTTGATACTGCGTACCTCGGTACGGAGCGTTTCCCGGTTGTTATCTACCTGATTCTGTGGGAATTTCGCCACGACGACGAACTTTGAGTCGGGGTAGTTTTGTTTGGCTTTGGTAGCCTCGCTGTCAAAGTTCTTGTTGCGTTTGCGGAAGTCAGATCGATGGAGGGCGCGAACTTCTCCGATCACCTTGTACGGCGGTGATTTTGGGATGGCGAGGTCGGGCTGGCCGGGAATGGACTCATCTTTCTTTACCGAGAGGCCCTGATCCTCGAGGTACTCGCGGACGGTGATCTCGTAGTCGCTCCGTTGGTGGCGCCGTTGGTCGTTCTCCCACATCAGATAGAAGGTGTAGAGTGCGGTTTCGAGGTACATCTCCTCAGGGAGAAGATCGTCGACGGCGTCTGCGAGTTCTTGGCCGCGCATACTTTCGCGGAGGTCTTTCTGGCTCCACGTCTTGATGCGGTCGACTTGTTCGATGCCGTAGACGCGCTCGAATTCGCGGGTGGGGAGGCCGGTGATTTTCTGGAAGAACGGCACCATTACCTCGCTGTCGGCATGCATCGCCTCTAAGAAGTCCTGCTCGGTAGCTTCGTCCCAGAGGATCACTTCGGTATCGCCGCGTTCCTCGATAGTGAACTCGTCTCGAAGGACGGTTTCGACGCGTTTGACGTGTTCGTCAAGGAGGTCGTAGACACCGGGGAGGATTCCCTCAGAGGCTTTTGGATATTGGATAGGCATACGGGCAGTGCATGCTGGGGAAAGATATCATTTCCGGATATGTTACAGAGCTCCTACCTGTGATGCCGGCGATTTAAGTGTCTGTTGACATCCATAATATGACCGAGCCGCTTGACAGTCTTCTCGGTGACGTGGAGGACTAGCCGTTCCCGTCCGACGAGGTTGTGAACTAACCCGACGACTACACTCTCGGGGAGCATATCTCTCATGTCCTTCGCAACGAGTTCCCGCGATGGTATTCGTTGGAGTGGTTGGCGGCGGTTTCTGTCACCGAGAGGAAACAGGGGCGGAGCATCGTTCGGTCGCGGTGATCGCCCCGTAACTCGGTCATCTCGTGTAACAGGGGTTCACGTGTCGTCGTGGGGCCGCTCGTCAAGTAGGTGCTGCAATTCCCGCCGTGGTTACGCCCGAATCAGACTCGACTTGAGAGTGATGAAGGCAGACTTGGCGTGCCCGTATAGTTCTTTCATCGTCGTGATAAACAGCTTTGAGAACTCAATAAATATGGAAGTCGAATGCGTTGGCAGCGCGGGATGCGTGTGATATGATTTCTGATTAGACATGAGGCCGTGTCGTTATACGGGGATACTTGTTGCGGGAAGTAAACCGACTGTCTAAAAATCTCAGTCTACGTAGTCACCGATCTCGGTCTGCTCCAGTTCGGCCTGCACGTCCTCAACGAACTCGTCCACCTTCCGCTGAAGCGCCTGAAGCGACTTCGAGACGGCCTTCCACTCATCCTTGTTCCCGGCCTGCACCTTCTCGATGTGCTCGTTCAGCCCCTTCTGCTGGTACTTGTTGATGACCTTCTCGGTGTGAGCGCGGAGTTCCTTCTTCATCTCCTCGTCGAGGTCTACCCACAGCGGGTGCGCGTCCTCGAGCAGGTCATCGGCGTCGAACGTGTCCTGTTCGAGGGCGACGTGGACGGTGGACTGGAGGATCGAGATGGTGAACTGCTGGTAGTCGTCATCGCCCGTCCCCACATCGAACGGGAAGTAGTCCGTCGGAAGCCGCCGCGTCCCCGTCCGGATCGGAAACTGTGCCTGCAGCTCATCGAGGTTGAACTCGTAGTCCTCGAGGGTGCGGATGGTGAACTGCTTGGCGTCCTCGTCGAAGTGGACGACCGCGAAATCATTCTCGGGGAGGAATGGGTTGACCGAGAGATCGGCGAAGGACGAGTAGGCGAACTCGGCGTCGTAGTCCTCGCCCGCCTCGGCGGACGAGACGACGCCACGCGTGAGCAGGAACTCGGGCGAGTGGTGGATGGCCTCGTACTTCTCGTTCTGCTCCTCTTTCAAGGTCTTCGACTTGCAATCGATGACGATGGAGTGGTTGTGGCCGCGGCTGGTAAGAATCAGGTCAGGGTTCACCGCGTCGCCGTCGTGGAAGAAGTGGGGATCGATGATGTCGACGGTGTAGCCGAGGCGGCGAAGCGAGTCGGGGAACATCCTGTCGATCTGGCAGAGGGCGATCCAAGCGTTGATCTGCTGGGTGTGATCGGAGACGTTTTGCATCACTCCAGCACCTCCATCACGGCGTTCGAGTCGTAGTGACGCTGGAGGTTGGCGTAGATTCGCAGGGCCGTGTTCCCGCATGCCTCCTCATCGAGGTATAGGCGAATCCATTCCGGACAAATCTCCATCGTGTACTTGTCGTTGTTGTGGAGATCGATTCCCTTCACCTTCCAGTACTGGTCGTCCAACTTCGTCTTCGCACCCCACAGGCGGAGCGGGTTCTTCGAGGTGATGATGTTCTCGATGAACTCCCGGACGTCCTCAATTTCGTTATCCAATTCGATGACGAGTGGCGTGCCGTCGATTCCGGTGCCGTGTTCCTTCGACTCGTAGGAGATGCGGTGGTGTTCCTCGATTCGCTGGAGGAGGTTGGCATACCGGTTCTTGATCTCTTCCACCGTGTCGATATGGAGTTGAATGGAGTCGCCGCCCGACGTGGTGAAGCGACCGTTGTGTGTGACGCGCTCCAAGACGAACGAGCCGCTGATTTCGCGCTTGATGCCGACCGCCGAGAGGGAGAGAAATGAGGATAGCTCCTCTTGACTGTCGAGGATATCGAACAGGGTGCTGGTTCCGCGACCGCTGCTCTGGACGGAGAGGTCTCCGAAATCGAGCCTGTCCTCGATGTAGTCCGAGGAGAACACCTCGTCGGCCTCGTAGCTGACGCCAACGTCGCGGAACTCCCCCATCTCCATAATGTCGCGCTGTTGCTCGACGGGCATCCACGTGTAATCAAGGCCGTTGCGGACGCCGCTCACCATATCCTTCACGACCGCCTTCGCATCGTCCGACTCCTCAAGGGTGTAGAGCGTCCAAAATCGCGAGTCGCTGGAGTCGAGGAAGAAGGTGTGATCGTTGCCGTTGCGGCGGATGACGAGTTCGTGGAGATCAAAGTCCACTTCGCGTGCCTCGGCGATGTCCACTCGCTCTCGGAGTTGCTCGGGGGTGACGTTCGACTCGATGAGGAACGTCTTGAGCATCGTCTGTCCGGGCTGCAATTCCTGATCGTCCACCAGCTCGTCGTACGTGCCCTCGATGGTGTACTCGAGGTGCTCGAAAAGGTCACGTCGGCTTTGGATGCTGGTGGTGGACATTCTTCCGAGGTTCTTGTTCCGATTTAGTGGTTCGTGTGCCCAGTATGTTAATAATTACCAGATCGGGGTGAAAGTGGTTTCTCGTCGCGTGATCCGAGATTCTGACAGGAGGGTCTTATTCGTGATGGTGTTCTTGAGGGTGGTGGAATGAGCGTGTGACTGTCTAAACGGGGCCGTGCCACCTCCCCGACTGTTCATTTTGACTTTTAATAAGTGTGCGATATGAGAAAGTAGTATGTTGGACAGACGCCAGATGGTGTTCATCGACGGACAGAACATCTTCTACAGCGCGAAAGACTACTTCGGCGAGGAGGTCAGAATAGACCTGCCGAGACTGATCGATCACTTCGCCATCGGTGATCTGAAGGAGACGTACTTCTTCGATTCGCACTTGAGAGATCAGGACAAGAGCGGTTTCTACAATTTTTTGCGGGAGAACGGCTTCGTCGT from Haloarcula litorea encodes:
- a CDS encoding Eco57I restriction-modification methylase domain-containing protein, encoding MKGHVPTPPEIAGKMVKELFDEHPSDDDRILYPGVGDGPFIAAVSRYCHEHDLHMPEGVAVDSAPDLLGEARDRHADKPVEFLEADFLDLNTDDIGQFDYVIGNPPYVPIEGLSEAEKRQYKNNFKTAEQRFDLYILFFEQSLDLLAPDGRLVFITPEKFEYTHTTSELRRLMASYHVERIEHVPENAFSGKVTYPCITTIHDRDATETRVVRRDATEDDVELPRDGSSWASYVRSGDTDTHDYSTGVTLDDVTQRVSCGLATGRDKIFVQDENDVLDQLVEEGWTYPTTSGKQLSINDGPRSGQVIICPYDEHGNLAPEDELGAYGEWAELHRDELESRSCVEKGKVWYSWHENPPMQDLYDVPKILTKDVCEHPEFWADREGTVVPRHSVYYIIPENGVALEDLLEYLNSPKAQAWLEQHSQKAHNDYYRMQSKVLKELPVPSELGEHRQTTLV